One window of Plasmodium relictum strain SGS1 genome assembly, chromosome: 14 genomic DNA carries:
- the DOHH gene encoding deoxyhypusine hydroxylase, putative, giving the protein MLNDNNLKRLIKYEDSSNKDFIEKYLVKTKNEFIEKQMRALYECREVYKGNIDEIINILSYALENNDSILLRHEIAYVLGQISNEKCNDILIKLLNDKNENVMVRHEAAEGLAAIGSESNIPIIKKFLNDEKIEVRETCELALSSLLEKNKNSICSCINKENIKELLRKKQNDEFVSKQFNTIDPVVLTFTNKSVDKLIEDLNNENNPLKLRYEALFELRNMQSDVSLNALCEALIKDKKSAIFRHEVAFVLGQALHLNSLKYLISSLTNTAEHEMVRHEVALALGSLGSLNLNSEEYKNIQNTIINTLKIYSKDESTVVSESCLVGLDYISENLNIEIEIN; this is encoded by the coding sequence atgttaaatgataataatttaaaaagattaataaaatatgagGATAGTAGCAATAAAGATTTTATTGAAAAGTATTTagtaaaaacaaaaaatgaatttatagAAAAGCAAATGAGAGCTTTATATGAATGCCGAGAAGTATATAAAGGAAATATAGacgaaataataaatatactttCATATGctttagaaaataatgatagtATATTATTAAGACATGAAATAGCTTATGTTTTAGGGCAAATAAGTAATGAGAAATGTAatgatattttaattaaattattaaatgataaaaacgAAAATGTAATGGTTAGGCATGAAGCTGCTGAAGGATTGGCTGCTATAGGTAGTGAATCCAATATtcctataataaaaaaatttttaaatgatgaaaaaattgAAGTTAGAGAAACATGTGAATTAGCGTTAAGTtcattattagaaaaaaataaaaattctatatGTTCatgtattaataaagaaaatataaaagaattattgaGAAAAAAACAGAATGATGAATTCGTTTCAAAACAATTTAATACAATAGATCCAGTTGTTTTAACATTTACAAATAAAAGCGTTGATAAGTTAATTGaagatttaaataatgaaaacaatCCTTTAAAATTAAGATATGAAGCTTTGTTTGAATTAAGAAATATGCAATCAGATGTTTCATTAAATGCATTGTGTGAAgctttaataaaagataaaaagtCAGCAATATTTAGACATGAAGTAGCGTTTGTATTAGGTCAGGCATTACatttaaattctttaaaatatttaatttcatCTTTGACAAATACTGCTGAGCATGAAATGGTTAGGCATGAAGTTGCTTTAGCTTTAGGGTCCCTTGGGAgcttaaatttaaattcagaagaatataaaaatattcaaaatacaattattaatactttgaaaatatattctaAAGACGAATCTACAGTTGTATCTGAAAGCTGCTTAGTTGGATTAGATTATATAtcagaaaatttaaatatagaaatagaaataaattaa
- a CDS encoding DEAD/DEAH box ATP-dependent RNA helicase, putative — MKKNKNLNHLAIDNFKDNTESSEKKKLSNKEKKKLQYEERIRKKKEKQLKKVKKLIQKNNLGSLKDIHSNLINNSLNGNHEAKVILKNNESKLINKKKKKKIQIKELCSNINVPGENEEEDLKRAIKKNSKKVSPIENLSKKLIKKLKNKLKQDKELEKKKLFKKIEQYKLSTSERNLMIPFNIKTQNVENLEKLFKVYEKNNMELPHNLKILKYKLEKKKKRFLENRKNEGEKLTKEKKKKMKVGKTIDYHIKNDQSHHEDIVPNCDEENRINCNKKVNLVHDEIIKENSIMHNIKENEINKENKKEEIKINDEKRKIIYNRVNINRTEEIEKVRLSLPVLSYEQEIIEAILNYDVVFINGDTGCGKSTQVPQFLYEHGFSSNNYLIGITEPRKIAVKSISHRLNEELNENVVGYQIRYEKSNFLKNSKIKVMTEGILLKEIMNDFILSKYSSIILDEAHERSINMDLILGLLSIICKIRKNNYFKNLSDVIPIKVIIMSATIDDQNFFENKIFENYTTINIPTEKVPVVDHFLSYTPKNYVEEAKKKIIQIHKKLPPGSILVFLTSQDEIYHLYNSLSNLNLCKSTENISSREFKEEKKIEDENLCSFDLSEEEKNMNDKISFFFSNNDEDKEKKIIYDVSDDESICNSHLLNLVETNANNSIKVSEKNSLNLSSHILEDSEKNDTNENTKEIKAVNQKNNYIVETHTNKEKNNLETTNNENNIHRFKENEIKKVCNEIKERLNSEIEKEKIEDSESKKDLNIVNESEEKTKEYNESEEELSKDVESTGDNNVQKKKKKKIDENIKKYSSIWKGSDGSGILKIYKLYANLPMNEQMALFNDPKDDERICILSTNIAETSITLPNIRYVVDCGKEKKKLYSTLNDYSYYIIDNISKSSSLQRKGRAGRILYLLKKNKKNKKKMEMEKGHVYKLYSSNYYNYFFKNHNDFPILNYPLDSLILYLLSFNIKNVENFPFINKPDKYKFEEAKKRLIYLNCIYFGCKDIEFLFKSVDNRMCSKKNIKNHVKMFNPHNKSGITLVGNFILSLPISTRYAKILSDVCLKSLAINQKSSIPLACLLVSCLYMESIFSYDYKLNMKYKKKEKTKQNNNNLVNLILKKGDEKIKKTDINDSCNESSFEEDSSSLENSDNYPNNDALENFKLKFENDIDFYLNICTSFYFSKEKENFCTLMKLDKKKMDELLKLSHYLMKIINFKLKTNINFDILEKNISSLSKQIIHYAVIQGFIDHLAIRYDLIHNDYTRNLNLNFNKKKAYFTQNINNPIYINPNSVIYKNRPYPKYILYNYIMKNKNSYTMFDCLSINDSDLGKITNVCIFINEYEKLPPAKYNKERDKISVYVKPLYLPCTHYLSITEKELSENDFLFHNYLALFILDGSIFPKILKFQNYYSHSSNDVINCKQQNIKEFIDMLKNNNITNRSTLINKWRIQNNFLKQEFISLIEKKCINYNYLIENSWPPLD; from the exons atgaaaaaaaataaaaacttaaatCATTTAGCAATTGATAATTTCAAAGATAATACTGAGtcttcagaaaaaaaaaagttatcgaataaagaaaagaaaaaattacaatATGAAGAAAGAATtaggaaaaaaaaggaaaaacaactaaaaaaagttaaaaaattaattcaaaaaaataatttaggaTCTTTAAAGGATATACATAGCAATTTAATTAACAACTCATTAAATGGAAATCATGAAGCAAAAGTCatactaaaaaataatgaaagtaAGTtaattaataagaaaaaaaaaaaaaaaattcagataaaagaattatgtaGCAATATAAATGTTCCTggagaaaatgaagaagaagatCTTAAAAGGgcaataaaaaagaattcaaAAAAAGTTTCTCCTATAGAAAATTTATCtaagaaattaataaaaaaattaaaaaataaattaaaacaagataaagaattagaaaaaaagaaattatttaaaaaaatagaacaaTATAAATTGAGTACTAGTGAACGTAATTTAATGATTCCTTTTAACATAAAAACTCAAAATGTAGAAAATCTAGAGAAACTTTTTAAAGTTtacgaaaaaaataatatggaACTACCACATAATCtgaaaatattgaaatataaattagagaaaaaaaagaaaagatttttagaaaatagaaaaaatgaagGAGAAAAACTTACTaaggagaaaaaaaagaaaatgaaagtaGGTAAAACAATTGATTATCACATTAAAAATGATCAGAGCCATCATGAAGATATTGTACCAAATTGTGATGAAGAGAATAGGATAAATTgcaataaaaaagtaaatttagTTCATGATGAAATTATTAAAGAGAATAGTATTATgcataatataaaagaaaatgaaatcaataaagaaaataaaaaggaagaaaTAAAGATCAATGATGAAAAgaggaaaataatttataatagagtaaatataaatagaacggaagaaatagaaaaagtaAGATTATCCTTACCTGTTTTAAGTTATGAACAAGAAATTATTGAAgctattttaaattatgatgTTGTTTTTATAAATGGAGATACAGGATGCGGGAAATCAACTCAAGTCCCacaatttttatatgaacatggattttcttcaaataattatttaataggAATTACAGAACCAAGAAAAATTGCAGTTAAAAGTATTTCACATAGATTAAATGAAGagttaaatgaaaatgtagTTGGTTATCAAATTAGATATGAAAAATccaattttctaaaaaacaGCAAAATTAAAGTTATGACTGAAggaattttattaaaagaaataatgaatgattttattttatcgAAATATAGTTCTATAATTTTAGATGAAGCACATGAAAGAAGTATAAACATGGATTTAATTTTAGGTTTGTTGTCTATAATATgcaaaattagaaaaaataattattttaagaaCTTATCAGATGTTATCCCAATTAAAGTTATTATAATGTCTGCAACTATTGAcgatcaaaatttttttgaaaataaaatttttgaaaattatacAACAATCAATATTCCTACAGAAAAAGTTCCAGTTGTTGATCATTTTCTCTCATATACACCCAAAAATTATGTTGAAGAGGCTAAGAAAAAGATTATACAAATTCATAAGAAATTACCTCCTGGTAGTATATTGGTTTTTTTGACTAGTCAAGATgaaatatatcatttatataattcattgagtaatttaaatttatgcAAAAGTACTGAGAATATTTCTTCTCGGGAATTtaaggaagaaaaaaaaattgaagatgAAAATTTGTGTTCATTTGATTTAagtgaagaagaaaaaaacatgaatgataaaataagttttttttttagcaaTAATGATGAagacaaagaaaaaaaaataatatatgatGTATCTGATGATGAAAGTATTTGCAATAgtcatttattaaatttagttGAGACAAATGCTAATAATAGCATAAAAGTTTcagaaaaaaattcattaaatttaagTTCACATATATTAGAAGAttctgaaaaaaatgatactAATGAAAATACAAAGGAAATAAAAGCAGTTAATCAAAAGAATAACTATATTGTCGAAACTCATACTAAcaaagagaaaaataatttagaaactacgaataatgaaaataatattcatcgtttcaaagaaaatgaaattaagaAAGTTtgtaatgaaataaaagaacGGTTAAATAGTGAAAttgaaaaagagaaaattgAAGATAGTGAAAGTAAGAAAGACTTAAATATAGTTAATGAAAGCGAAGAGAAGACAAAAGAATATAATGAAAGTGAGGAAGAGTTAAGTAAAGATGTTGAAAGCACAGGAGACAATAatgtacaaaaaaaaaaaaaaaaaaaaatagatgaaaatataaaaaaatattcaagtATTTGGAAAGGTAGTGATGGATCAGGAattctaaaaatttataagcTTTATGCTAATCTGCCTATGAATGAACAAATGGCTTTATTTAATGACCCTAAAGATGATGAGAGAATCTGTATTTTAAGTACAAACATAGCAGAAACATCAATTACTTTGCCAAATATTCGTTATGTAGTTGATTgtggaaaagaaaaaaaaaaattatactcTACATTAAATGattattcttattatattattgatAATATTAGTAAAAGTTCATCACTTCAGAGAAAAGGTAGGGCAGGtagaattttatatttattaaaaaagaataaaaaaaacaaaaagaaaatggaAATGGAAAAAGGGcatgtatataaattatactcttctaattattataactattttttcaaaaatcaTAATGACTTTccaattttaaattatccacttgattctttaattttatacttgttaagttttaatataaaaaatgtagaaaattttccttttatcAATAAACctgataaatataaatttgaaGAAGctaaaaaaagattaatttACCTTAATTGCATATATTTTGGATGTAAAGATAttgaatttctttttaaaagcGTAGATAATAGAATgtgttcaaaaaaaaatattaaaaatcatGTAAAAATGTTTAATCCTCATAATAAAAGTGGAATAACACTTGTAGGAAATTTTATCTTATCTTTACCAATAAGTACAAGATATGCAAAGATTTTATCAGATGTTTGCTTAAAATCTTTAGCAATAAATCAAAAGAGTTCAATTCCTTTAGCATGTCTTTTAGTGTCTTGTTTATATATGGaatctattttttcatatgatTATAAACTTAATatgaaatacaaaaaaaaagaaaaaacaaaacaaaacaaTAACAACTtagtaaatttaattttaaaaaagggTGAcgagaaaattaaaaaaactgACATAAATGACTCATGTAATGAAAGTTCCTTTGAAGAGGATAGTTCGTCGTTAGAAAATAGTGATAATTATCCAAATAATGATGCTCTTgagaattttaaattaaaatttgaaaatgacattgatttttatttaaatatatgtacatctttttatttttcaaaggaaaaagaaaatttttgtaCTTTAATGAagttagataaaaaaaaaatggatgaATTACTTAAATTGTCacattatttaatgaaaataattaattttaaacttAAGACAAACATTAATTTTGATatcttagaaaaaaatatttcgtCATTATCAAAACAAATAATTCATTATGCAGTCATTCAAGGGTTCATTGATCATTTAGCGATCCGTTATGACTTAATACATAATGATTATACtagaaatttaaatttaaattttaataaaaaaaaagcctATTTTACTCAAAATATTAACAAtcctatatatattaatccAAATTCTGTCATATATAAGAACAG accTTATCCaaagtatattttatataattacattatgaaaaataaaaattcatatacCATGTTTGACTGTTTAAGTATAAACGATTCAGATTTAGGAAAAATAACAAATGTttgcatttttattaatgaataCGAAAAACTTCCTCCAGcgaaatataataaagaaagaGATAAAATTAGTGTTTATGTAAAACCTTTATATTTACCATGTACTCATTATTTATCTATTacagaaaaagaattaagtGAAAatgattttctttttcataattaccttgctttatttatattagatGGATCGATATTtccaaaaatattaaaatttcaaaattattattctcATTCATCTAATGATGTTATTAATTGCAAACaacaaaatattaaagaatttatagatatgttaaaaaataataatataactAATAG atctactttaataaataagtggagaatacaaaataattttttaaaacaagaatttatttctttaattgaaaaaaaatgtattaattataattatcttATTGAGAATTCTTGGCCTCCTTtagattaa
- a CDS encoding 40S ribosomal protein S7, putative, protein METVEKKILKKNPSDLEKEIAQCLIDIELSSSSDIKNDAKEIRILSCDLIEVEKLKKKTILIYIPYKIYVTYVRKIQRKLINELEKKTKKYVVLVAKRTILKAKQRTKAFKIIPRSRTLTSVYDSVLEDIVSPSEIIGKRISMRSDGKRIFKIMLDAKERQRDNIEEKLISFAAVYKKITRREAVFSMPPSNEK, encoded by the exons atggagactgtagaaaaaaaaattctcaaAAAAAATCCTAGTgatttagaaaaagaaattgcTCAATGTTTAATTGATATAGAATTATCCAGTTCTtcagatataaaaaatgatgcAAAAGAAATAAGAATATTATCATGTGACTTAATAGAagttgaaaaattaaaaaaaaaaactatattaatttatattccATACAAAATATATGTTACATATGTAAGAAAAATACaaagaaaattaattaatgaattagaaaaaaaaacaaaaaaatatgttgTATTAGTTGCTAAAAGAACTATATTAAAAGCAAAACAAAGAACAAAagcttttaaaattataccAAGATCTAGAACCTTAACTAGTGTTTATGATTCAGTTTTAGAAGATATTGTATCACCAAGTGAAATAATTGGAAAGag AATAAGTATGAGATCTGATGGAAAGAGAATATTCAAAATAATGTTAGATGCAAAAGAAAGACAAAGAGAtaatatagaagaaaaactTATTAGTTTCGCAGctgtttataaaaaaattacaagaaGAGAAGCTGTATTTTCCATGCCACCatctaatgaaaaataa